One part of the Prionailurus bengalensis isolate Pbe53 chromosome B2, Fcat_Pben_1.1_paternal_pri, whole genome shotgun sequence genome encodes these proteins:
- the LOC122489032 gene encoding LOW QUALITY PROTEIN: phospholipid scramblase 1-like (The sequence of the model RefSeq protein was modified relative to this genomic sequence to represent the inferred CDS: inserted 1 base in 1 codon): MDASTTPPSGCPPGLECLSQRDQILVHQQIELLEVIAGFETNNKYEIKNSFGQIYSAAEDTDCCTRNCCGVSRPFTMRIIDNMGQEAITLERPLRCDSRCCPCCLQEIEVHAPPRVPVGYVTQTRHPCLPRFTVQNERREDALKVIGPCVGCSCCADVDFEIKSLDEETTVGKISKQWTGFXREAFTDADSFGIQLPLDLDVKMKAVMLGVCFLVDFTFFLKRVETKNKKKECGRGLMKASSESVKSVCLLGLCQGKTNWFSFLY, encoded by the exons ATGGATGCCAGCACCACACCTCCATCAGGCTGTCCACCCGGATTGGAGTGTTTAAGTCAGAGAGATCAGATACTGGTTCATCAACAAATTGAGCTTCTGGAAGTCATAGCAGGCTTTGAAACTAATAACAAATATGAAATTAAGAACAGCTTTGGACAGATTTACTCTGCAGCAGAGGATACAGACTGCTGTACCCGGAATTGCTGTGGGGTTTCTCGGCCTTTTACCATGAGGATTATTGACAATATGGGCCAAGAAGCTATAACTCTGGAGAGACCACTAAGGTGTGACAGCCGTTGTTGCCCTTGCTGCCTTCAGGAGATTGAAGTCCACGCTCCTCCTCGTGTACCTGTAGGTTATGTTACTCAGACCCGGCATCCATGCCTGCCAAGGTTTACAGTTcaaaatgagaggagagaggatgcACTAAAAGTTATTGGTCCATGTGTTGGGTGCAGCTGTTGTGCAGATGTTGACTTTGAGATTAAATCTCTGGATGAAGAAACTACAGTTGGCAAGATTTCCAAGCAGTGGACTGGTT GGAGAGAGGCATTTACAGATGCTGATAGCTTTGGTATCCAGCTCCCTTTAGACCTTGATGTGAAAATGAAAGCCGTGATGCTTGGTGTATGTTTCCTCGTTGATTTCACgttttttttgaaaagagtggaaacaaagaataaaaagaaggagTGTGGTAGGGGATTAATGAAAGCCTCCTCAGAAAGTGTGAAGTCCGTGTGCTTATTGGGACTATGTCAAGGAAAAActaattggttttcttttctttattga